The following proteins are encoded in a genomic region of Peromyscus maniculatus bairdii isolate BWxNUB_F1_BW_parent chromosome 12, HU_Pman_BW_mat_3.1, whole genome shotgun sequence:
- the Lrrc58 gene encoding leucine-rich repeat-containing protein 58: MEEAALGDAELNWSRLSVSAEALESELEARAEERRGSREALLRLLLPYNRLTSLPRALGSGFPHLQLLDVSGNALTALGPELLTLSGLRTLLARNNRLGGPGSLPKGLAQSPLCRSLQVLNLSGNCFQEVPPSLLELRALQTLSLGGNQLQSIPAEIENLQSLECLYLGGNFIKEIPPELANLPSLNYLVLCDNKIQSVPPQLSQLHSLRSLSLHNNLLTYLPREILNLIHLEELSLRGNPLVVRFVRDLTYDPPTLLELAARTIKIRSISYTPYDLPGNLLRYLGSASNCPNPKCGGVYFDCCVRQIKFVDFCGKYRLPLMHYLCSPECSSPCTSASHSSTSQSESDSEDEASVAAHRMQKVLLG; encoded by the exons ATGGAGGAGGCCGCCCTCGGAGATGCCGAACTCAACTGGTCCCGCCTCAGCGTCTCGGCCGAGGCGCTGGAGTCGGAACTGGAGGCGCGCGCCGAGGAGCGGCGGGGCTCGCGGGAGGCGCTGCTGCGCCTGCTGCTGCCCTACAACCGGCTGACGTCGCTGCCGCGGGCGCTGGGCAGCGGCTTCCCGCACCTCCAGCTCCTGGACGTCAGCGGGAACGCGCTCACGGCGCTGGGGCCCGAGCTGCTGACGCTGAGCGGCCTGCGCACGCTGCTGGCCAGGAACAACCGACTCGGCGGCCCGGGCTCGCTGCCCAAGGGCCTGGCCCAGTCGCCGCTCTGCCGCAGCCTCCAGGTGCTCAACCTCAGCGGCAACTGCTTCCAGGAGGTGCCCCCCTCGCTGCTGGAGCTGCGGGCGCTGCAGACCCTCAGCCTGGGCGGCAACCAGCTGCAGAGCATCCCCGCCGAGATCGAGAACTTGCAGAG TTTAGAATGTTTATACCTTGGAGGAAACTTCATTAAAGAAATCCCACCAGAATTAGCAAATCTACCTTCTCTGAATTACTTGGTGTTGTGTGACAACAAAATCCAAAGTGTGCCTCCTCAGCTTTCACA GTTGCATTCACTTCGTTCCCTCAGTCTCCACAATAACTTGCTGACATATCTGCCTCGAGAGATCCTCAACCTCATTCATCTGGAAGAGCTGAGTTTGCGAGGAAATCCATTGGTTGTTCGTTTTGTTAGAGATTTAACATATGACCCTCCAACTCTTCTGGAATTAGCTGCAAGGACCATTAAGATCCGAAGTATTTCTTACACTCCTTATGATCTTCCTGGGAATCTTCTTAGATACTTGGGGTCAGCCAGTAATTGCCCAAACCCAAAGTGTGGTG GCGTCTATTTTGACTGCTGTGTCAGGCAGATTAAGTTTGTGGACTTCTGTGGGAAGTATCGCCTCCCCCTGATGCACTACTTGTGTTCTCCAGAATGCTCTTCCCCCTGTACTTCTGCATCCCACAGCTCCACATCCCAGAGTGAGTCCGACTCGGAAGATGAAGCCAGTGTTGCTGCACACAGAATGCAGAAAGTTCTTCTAGGTTGA